From one candidate division KSB1 bacterium genomic stretch:
- a CDS encoding cold-shock protein, whose translation MEQGVVKWFNEAKGYGFITRDSGGDVFVHYRQIEGEGFRKLSEGQRVQFDIMETPKGLQATNVSVI comes from the coding sequence ATGGAACAGGGAGTGGTAAAGTGGTTCAACGAGGCCAAGGGGTACGGGTTCATTACCCGCGATTCTGGTGGCGATGTGTTTGTGCACTACCGCCAGATTGAAGGGGAAGGATTCCGCAAGCTGAGCGAAGGCCAGCGTGTCCAGTTCGACATCATGGAGACCCCCAAGGGCCTGCAAGCCACGAACGTCTCGGTCATCTGA